Part of the Marinitoga sp. 38H-ov genome is shown below.
AGAAAATAATAGATTCTTCCGGATCTTTAAAAATCCATTCAAATTTTTCATTATCATAATATTCAGGAATATTTATTTTATATATAGTTCCTTTATTATTTGTTTCAACAACTTCAATAGCACCCATTTTTTTTAATGCTTGAGTGCTTTTTTCAATTACAAAATAGTCTATTTCTAAATATCTTGACATTTTTCTGTAAGATATATAATCGGTAAACTTTCTCATTTTACCTATTTTCCACGATGCAGCTAAAGAATTTGCGTATAAATACAAATATATCCTACCAGAATTTGCAGGTCTCACAGTTAATGCGAAAGATATAACATTTTTTGGATACATGATAAACTCTGAATTCAAATAAAACATTATAATTTCCCTCTTTTATACATATTGTTATATATGTTTTCAGGTATTAACAATCCTCCGGTTGCCCAGGATATATGAATACCTTTTTCTTTTATTAAATAAGGCCCTTTTAAAGATGCAGCTGCTGAAGGTTCTAATTTTATATTTTCTGTATCTTTAATCATAGATAATAATTTAAATAACTCATCATCTTCTATAGTATATATCCCATCAATTAACATATCTGCCATTTCTGATACTAGTTTTTAAGGAGAACCAACAGCTAGTCCATCAGCCTCTGTAATATTATCTATTCCATAATCTTTAATATGTATTTTATCATATTTTTTTGTAATCAACCCCAATAACATACACGGAGAATGTGTAGGTTCAACAAAGTAACTATGAACATTATTTCCAAAAATGTGTTTTAGACCAAAGGTAATGCCACCGGGTGCTCCTCCAACTCCACATGGCAAATAAACATATAATGGATTTTCTTTGTTAATAATTATATTTAAATCATCTAATTGTTTTTTTAATCTTAAAGCAGCTACAGCATAACCTAAAAACAAATCAACTGAATTTTCATCATCAATAAAATAGCAGTTTTTATCCTTTATACATTGTTTTCTTCCTTCTTCTACAGCTTTTGTATAATCATCATTATATTCTATTACATTTACTCCTCTGCTTCTTAAAATTTCTTTTTTCCATTCTTTTGCATCATTAGACATATGTACATCAACATGAAACCCTAAAGAAGATGCCATAATTCCTATAGATAATCCTAAATTACCAGTGGAACCTACTGCAATTTTATATTTAGAAAAAAAATCTTTATATTCAGATAATATAGAATAATCATCATATTCTTTTAAAATATTATGCTCAAGAGCTAATTTTTCAGTGTGTTTTAATACTTCGTATATACCACCTCTTGCCTTTATTGAACCAGCAACTTTCAAATAATTATCACATTTAAGTAATAATCTTCCACTTAATTCATGATTATATAACAAATCAAGCTCCTTTTTCATATTGCTTATCTCTATTAAAGGAGATTCAATAATTCCATCTTTAGTTTCGGGAAATAATTTTTTTATTAAAGGAGCAAATCTTTTTAATCTATTTTCTGCATCTAATATATCATCATACGTTATGCTTATTTTATTTAAAGCTATTTCAGAACTTATTTTATTTTGATTTTTCCATAATATAGGTTCTAGTTTCTTTATTTTCTCAATCATAAATACCCCCATTAAATAAATAAAATAATAATTAAATAAAATAATAAATATGTTTTTTTCTATATCTTTTTGCTATATATGCACCAAATATGAATCCACCTATATGTGCCCACCAAGCAACACCTGATCCATATATAGGTCCAATTAAAGACAATACTCCATTAAACACTTGAGATATAAACCATAAACCTATATATATAAATGACGGTATATTTACAAAAAATGGAATCCATAATAATAAAAACAATGTTTCAATTTTTGCAAAAGGAAATAAAACAAAATATATACCAATAATACCTGCTATTGCGCCTGATGCTCCTATTGCAACTATAGAAGAATTTAAATGAAAAATATAATGAGTGAAAGATGCAATAAACCCACTTGATAAGTATATAATTAAAAATTTAAAATGACCTAGTCTATCTTCAACATTGTCTCCAAATAACCATAAAGACCACATATTACCTAAAATATGCATAAAACTTCCATGAAGAAACATACTAGTAAATATTGTAAAAATATTTAAACCAATATATCCTATATCTCCATATGCTATAGCCTTTGTTAGTTCAGATGGAATAAACCCATAATATTGAATAAAAGCTTCTCTTAAATGTGAAGGTAAAAACATTTCAAAAACAAATATTATTACATTTATTGTTATCAATATTATAGTAACGATAGGCTTTTTGCTACTTGGGTTAATATCTCTTAATGGAAACATATATATTCACCACTTTCAAATTTTTTTATATCTTAAAATAACAATATCATTCTCAACATAATAATTAATTAGTTTTAAGTCTATAATAGGTCTATTATCTATAAATAATGGGATGCCTTTACCTAGTATTATAGGTATTATACCTATAATAAATTCATCTATTATATTTTCTTTTAAAAATAGACTAACTAATTTTCTTCCTCCATATACCCAAATATTTTTCCCTAAATTATTTGAAACTATGTCTATTGAATTAATAAATTCAACATTAGACCTTTTTTTTAATTCTCTACTAGTTAAAACGAATATTTTTTTATCTTTCAAAAAAGTGTCAAAGATTCTTCTGGTGTATCTTCATATGCTTTTGCTCCCATTACCACTATATCAATTTCTTTTAAAAAACTATTAAAATCAAATTGTTCTCTTGATTTTATATCAGAATCTTTTCCTCTTATCCATTCAAAACCACCATTTTCATCTGCAATATATCCATCAAGACTCATTGCTAAATTTAATATAAAATTTCCCATATTTTTACCTCACTTTTTTAAAAATATAAAAATCAGCATTTTTAATATATTTAGGAGGTTTCATTGTATTTTTTACTTTCACTAAATCAATTTCTTTTTTTGAAATAAAATATTGTTCTAAACTATTAAAAAATATTTTATTATTATCAATTACACCAATAAGCTCAAATGTGTTATCGAAATAAGCAGAGGTTGCGTCTCCATGACTATCATTAACAAATAAAATTCCATCTTTTTTTAAATATTTTTTACACGCTTGAGAAACAAATCCAGCATATAATGAAATTAAAAGATCAAATGATTTATTCAAATCCATTTCATTCCAATAATCTGAATAAATAAATTCTATATTTAATTTTGATGTGTATTTTTTTTCTTTTTCTATTATTTCATAAACAGTTGATATATTATTTTTGAAAATTGAATTTGCTATTTTATTATTATCAATATATGTAACATCATAAAAAATTATAGATGGAGTAATATCAACATATGAACCTGGATATAATACATTTTTTATATCAAAGTTTTTTGATAATATTTCAAATATCTTTATTCTATATTTAAATTGATGAAAATAACTTTCTAATTTTTCGATATTTTTATTCATAATTTACCTCCATATTATTCTTATCTAATTATATTATTAATATATTTGTTTGTCAAATAAAATAGGTAATCAATAAAATATTGATTACCTAATCATTTATTTTTTAAGAAATGGTGAATAATCATTATTATACCAATTTATTGTAAAAACAGCATTTTTTATACCATTATTTTTATTTGGAGTATCTATTTTTTCACCAAATGGATTTGTATACGACCAAATAATTTCACCGTTGTATGTGATTTCTTCAAATATCCCTTGAGGACCATAACATATCAATGTATTTCCATTTGGTAATCTAACTGCTCCAGATATTCTATCAGAATAATATTTAGAAATATATTTCCAAGAAATTTTAGTTTCTTCAACATTTTTATAAAAATTATTATCAATATTATTTAAGTTTAAATAAGGAGTAATTTCAATTATTTCTGAAAAATTTCCATTAGTTCTTCCTTGACCATTATTAAATATTAAAATGTTACCATAATTTGAAAATTCATTTGGAATCCAATGAGCATTATGAGGGCCGAAAAGTATTTGATCATTTTTATTTCCGAAATCATATGCAGCAGGATTACCCCAACGATATAATATATCTCCACCTTTTCCATATTTTCCACCATTATCAGTTTTTGCTTCTTGAGTAGTTGTACTATGATCTATTACCCATATTTCGCTAAAGTTATGTACAGTTAGTAATATTTGATCTAGTTCTGGATTATAGTCAACATAATTTATATGTAACCAATCAGGATCATTTTTATTTCCTAATGTTTTGTAATTTATATTTATTTTTTCTGGATGATCTTTTATTTCACCATAATTTGGTTTATTAGAATCATAATTCTGAATTATATGATCCCAAGCACTCCATTTCCATACAATTTCAGCATCATTTTTTCCTTTAGGTTTTATTTCAATAATACTTTCACTCCAAATTCCATTATCTGTAATATATTTAGGATCTATTCCTTTTTCTATAGCCTCTTTTTTACTTTTTAATTCCCAAGCTATAATTAAAATATTTCCGTTTGGTAATGGTTCTATATCATGATGTGCTGAAAAATTTTTTGAAGAATATTTAAATTCCCAAACTAAATTCCCATCCCAGTCAAACTCTTGTATTATACCACCTAAGCCACCACCGTGTTCAAAGGTTAGATTCCTTACCTTCCCAGTTCTTAATATATGGCCATTTTCTAAAAGATATGTATTTTGGCCAGGATAGTATTCACTATCCCATGAATGTACAATTTCCTTTTCTTTATTTATTAAAAATGTTTTTGTTGAAGAAAGAGGACTAAATAAGATATATCCTTCTTTTTTATTTTCTTCATTTTTTACCATAGTTTCTTCAGAATTAGAACTAATATTTTTTTCTGAGTAAACATTATTTTGTTTCTCGGAAACGTCTCGTACTAACCTTACGAAATTATATATTCTTATTACATCACCTTGTGGGCCTCTACCATATTCAAAATTATCTGGATTACCAATTTTTGGGTCTGATCTTTGAGCCCCAGCTCCATGAACATCCATAATCTCTTTGTTTCCAAAACGATCAGTCATCCATCCTAAAGCTCTACCAAATGAAATATAAACCGCATTTTGCGCTCCATGAAGAGATACATGAGTTGTACTTGTCCAATAATATCCATAATCTTCTTTATTTTCTTCATTTGTTATTGTGGTACATTGAAAAACCGAATCAATTGCTGCAGAATTTGAAGTATCTGGAGATTTTGTGTAATCAACTATTGATTGTAATTCTTTTGCATTTGGTAATCTCCAATCATTATAACCTAAATAATTTTCTTCATTTTTTTCTTGCACCCATTCCAAAGCTTCTTCCCATGTCATTGCAACACCACTATCATTTTTAGACCACATTAATCCTGTAGCGTTATCTATTATAGTTCCATCATTATTATCAACAAAATTATTTTTCCCATATTCAGGATTTCCTCTTACATAAATTACATAAAACTGTTTATCTTCTTTTCTTCCGGGCATTGGGCCAGTTGGATATCCTTTGATTCTGCCATCAGCAAAATTTACTCCAAATACTGTTTCAGCATCTTTCATAGTAGTTGATACATATTTAGTAGATGAAAGATATTGTGCATCTATTATTCTTTCATTAGAATTTATATCGCCATATGCAAAATCGAAATAATTAGTATCAATAAATGGTGTAAGTTTGCTAGTATCATTTCCATCATATCCACTAGGATCAACACCACTAAATTTTATCAAAGAATATAATTCCTTTATTGTAGGTAATCTCCAATCATTATAACCTAAATAATCTTCTTTATTTAGTTTTTTCACATATTCAATTGCTTCGTTATAGGACATTTTATCGTTATAATTAATAATCCCGTTTTTATCCCAGTCTGGGCTTTTTATCCACATCAATCCTGTGGTTAAATCACTAACAGTACCATCACCATTATCATTAAATTTTGATTCATATCCTGTATATTGTGCATCTTGTCCATAAAATTTTTCCCCAGGCTCAGGGCAATCAATTTCTTTGAAATTATCATAACATTTTTTTTGATCAGTGTCAGTTATAGTATAGGAATAAGGGATAGAGTCAGAAAATATGTTTCCTACAATTAATACTGGAAAGAAAGCAAAAATAATTTTTAATACTTTGTTGATATTCATAATGCACCTCCATATATAAATATTATTTAAACAATTTTATAATATTTACCTTAAAAATAACTTAGAAAAAACATTTATGATCGAACCAAAAAATGAAATAAAAAAACAATAGAAAGTATTCAGATGATTTTAAAGAAGAGGTTGTAAGTACATAATTTAAAGAAAAATTACTTTATCAAATAGCAAAGAAGTGCTCAATAGATAAAGCAATATTAAAAAAATGAAAAAACAGAAGGGAAGACAAGTAAAAAGTAAAAGAAATCAAAAAATGGAAGTATAGAAAAAATAAGAATAATAGATAGATTAATATATATATAAACTTTATTATATAAAACATTATTATACAAATACCTTGATAATGAATATAGAAGATTATATTCAAAAAAGCATTTAAAAATAATCATTCATAAAAAAGTTTAAAAACCAAGATAAATTATGGCCCCAGCAGATTACTGGAGCCATGTTGGGTAAATTTATTACGTTTTTTAATTACCATCTTTCAGAGAGCACATTATTTTGAGATTTTAATTTTTATTAATTCAATAAATATTGAATTTAATATATATACAAAAAATGTAGATAATACAATAATTAGTCCTACTAATATTAATCCAGGTGCATCATCTATTTCTCCTAAATAATAAAACATCGGCATTAACAGCGTATAAATTATCCCAATTACAAAAAACGATTTTTTAATTTTGTTTAATGATTGTACCGTTTTTTCAGAATAAAATTCATTGTTATTCACATATCCAAATATTTTAATAACTTGTATGTTTGAATAAATAAAAGGAATTATTGTTAAATATATTCCTGAAAAAAATATTATAATAGGGATTTTTGAATAAAACTCCATACCTTCCCTAATCAGAGAGGGAATAACAAAAATGGAAATAATTATTGTAAAAATAATAATTCCAAAAATAAAAGATTTTAAATATATAATCTTAAATTTCATATTATCTACCTTCTATATATTTTTTTATATCATTTAAATCCTCCAATATCATTTTTTTAGTAGAGTTACGCATAATTTTACTAAAAATAAAAGACATAATTTTTCCAAAAAATGATGTGGCTTCACCATAAAAATTCATTGTTAATTTAATTTTCCCATTTTCTTCAGCTATTCTTAATTCTGATATATAAATCATTCTATGACTTTCAGCTCTAGTTTTATAATATTCATTTTCAACTGCCTCGATAATCCACATTGTTTCAGTTGATTCTTTGCCGAACATTGTTCTTGTTT
Proteins encoded:
- a CDS encoding rhomboid family intramembrane serine protease — protein: MFPLRDINPSSKKPIVTIILITINVIIFVFEMFLPSHLREAFIQYYGFIPSELTKAIAYGDIGYIGLNIFTIFTSMFLHGSFMHILGNMWSLWLFGDNVEDRLGHFKFLIIYLSSGFIASFTHYIFHLNSSIVAIGASGAIAGIIGIYFVLFPFAKIETLFLLLWIPFFVNIPSFIYIGLWFISQVFNGVLSLIGPIYGSGVAWWAHIGGFIFGAYIAKRYRKKHIYYFI
- a CDS encoding DUF1566 domain-containing protein, which translates into the protein MNINKVLKIIFAFFPVLIVGNIFSDSIPYSYTITDTDQKKCYDNFKEIDCPEPGEKFYGQDAQYTGYESKFNDNGDGTVSDLTTGLMWIKSPDWDKNGIINYNDKMSYNEAIEYVKKLNKEDYLGYNDWRLPTIKELYSLIKFSGVDPSGYDGNDTSKLTPFIDTNYFDFAYGDINSNERIIDAQYLSSTKYVSTTMKDAETVFGVNFADGRIKGYPTGPMPGRKEDKQFYVIYVRGNPEYGKNNFVDNNDGTIIDNATGLMWSKNDSGVAMTWEEALEWVQEKNEENYLGYNDWRLPNAKELQSIVDYTKSPDTSNSAAIDSVFQCTTITNEENKEDYGYYWTSTTHVSLHGAQNAVYISFGRALGWMTDRFGNKEIMDVHGAGAQRSDPKIGNPDNFEYGRGPQGDVIRIYNFVRLVRDVSEKQNNVYSEKNISSNSEETMVKNEENKKEGYILFSPLSSTKTFLINKEKEIVHSWDSEYYPGQNTYLLENGHILRTGKVRNLTFEHGGGLGGIIQEFDWDGNLVWEFKYSSKNFSAHHDIEPLPNGNILIIAWELKSKKEAIEKGIDPKYITDNGIWSESIIEIKPKGKNDAEIVWKWSAWDHIIQNYDSNKPNYGEIKDHPEKININYKTLGNKNDPDWLHINYVDYNPELDQILLTVHNFSEIWVIDHSTTTQEAKTDNGGKYGKGGDILYRWGNPAAYDFGNKNDQILFGPHNAHWIPNEFSNYGNILIFNNGQGRTNGNFSEIIEITPYLNLNNIDNNFYKNVEETKISWKYISKYYSDRISGAVRLPNGNTLICYGPQGIFEEITYNGEIIWSYTNPFGEKIDTPNKNNGIKNAVFTINWYNNDYSPFLKK
- a CDS encoding DUF2975 domain-containing protein; protein product: MKFKIIYLKSFIFGIIIFTIIISIFVIPSLIREGMEFYSKIPIIIFFSGIYLTIIPFIYSNIQVIKIFGYVNNNEFYSEKTVQSLNKIKKSFFVIGIIYTLLMPMFYYLGEIDDAPGLILVGLIIVLSTFFVYILNSIFIELIKIKISK
- a CDS encoding SRPBCC family protein; this translates as MNVSASVFIDSTKEEVWKVISNIENSPNFISGINKIEILEKHNEGLIGLKWKETRTMFGKESTETMWIIEAVENEYYKTRAESHRMIYISELRIAEENGKIKLTMNFYGEATSFFGKIMSFIFSKIMRNSTKKMILEDLNDIKKYIEGR